Proteins encoded by one window of Mucilaginibacter inviolabilis:
- a CDS encoding phytanoyl-CoA dioxygenase family protein, with translation MSTVYKKFTLGDKLTTEQHHFFNEHGFIHFKKFINPETVQSITRASEQVQEQWIKNEVTKVNGVPIKYGKDLNGEPIVQRFAFINQHHPVFSEFIQDPRFNTLLDLIGPDARFGTDEKDGMVLNHYVNSEQSSFTKMGWHTDGLRDIFHGQKLNPMLNVGIHLSTLKPENGGLRILPGTHKQGLYQMLFKKKYFLDHDADENELAITPEAGDLTIHDGRLWHRVAQSSVVGEASRRRVIYVPIIAGKYAPKDANSPTVFYQKFAGLVK, from the coding sequence CTTACCACCGAACAGCATCACTTTTTTAATGAGCATGGTTTTATTCATTTCAAAAAATTCATTAACCCCGAAACGGTACAGTCAATTACCAGGGCATCTGAGCAGGTACAGGAGCAGTGGATAAAAAATGAGGTGACCAAGGTTAACGGTGTGCCTATAAAATACGGCAAGGATCTGAACGGTGAACCCATTGTACAGCGCTTCGCTTTTATCAATCAGCATCACCCCGTGTTTTCAGAGTTTATACAGGATCCCCGCTTTAATACCTTACTTGATCTTATTGGCCCTGATGCCCGGTTTGGCACCGATGAAAAAGATGGAATGGTATTGAACCATTATGTAAACAGCGAACAAAGCAGTTTTACTAAGATGGGCTGGCATACGGATGGCTTGCGCGATATTTTCCATGGACAAAAATTAAACCCGATGCTTAATGTGGGCATTCACCTGAGTACGCTGAAACCCGAAAACGGTGGCTTACGCATATTGCCAGGCACGCATAAACAAGGACTTTACCAGATGCTCTTTAAAAAGAAATATTTCCTGGATCATGATGCCGATGAAAACGAGCTGGCTATTACACCAGAAGCCGGCGACCTCACCATTCACGACGGCCGGTTATGGCACCGGGTTGCCCAATCATCAGTTGTTGGCGAGGCCAGCCGCCGCAGGGTGATCTATGTACCTATTATTGCAGGCAAGTACGCTCCGAAAGACGCCAACAGCCCTACCGTGTTTTATCAAAAATTTGCGGGCTTAGTTAAATAA